The Sinomicrobium kalidii genome contains a region encoding:
- a CDS encoding RagB/SusD family nutrient uptake outer membrane protein encodes MKTTNIKILIISLVICCTGCMDLDESTYSELSESNFYNTELEIIQATLRPFTHMQAWLAYSGQNGFYYHNELSADQVAWPQKGRHGYDNGDHIRQHYHTWTSQESRLENAWNLIWTGVGYVNAVIEDVQEIDPEAVGMTQEELESILAESKVLRAYHYMKLMDMWGNVPIVTKVGEPLDPETRSRKEVFEFVENELLENVEKLQELSPELLGRVSRASGYAMLSELYLNAEVWSGEARWDDCIEYTDKVINGEGGALAGSIQLDQDPLGPFNNTNENSPENIFQFPFSHTEGFGYSWAAFYAGFSNMAPALDVDYAGWNAFVVIPSAFDAYQENDLRKQEWFLFGPQYRYGTDEPILGSEEYNGQPMVYVNNIRRNSEGQTGEGSMTDGEENSGARFNKYRSGRQDDENYLNNDFVIYRLTEMYFNKAEALMRRNGGAATAEAVSLINRSRQRYFSETDWPDERYEAATLTMDELLAERGREFIFEGKRRTDLIRFGKFTTGTWWDKTPDGGDNTQVYPIPYNQTIANPNLEQNPGY; translated from the coding sequence ATGAAAACTACAAATATTAAGATACTGATTATCTCTCTTGTTATTTGCTGCACGGGTTGTATGGATCTGGATGAAAGCACATATTCGGAACTCTCGGAATCAAATTTTTATAATACTGAATTGGAGATCATTCAGGCGACGCTCAGGCCATTTACGCATATGCAGGCCTGGCTGGCCTATAGCGGACAAAACGGATTTTATTATCACAATGAACTTTCTGCAGACCAGGTAGCCTGGCCGCAGAAAGGAAGGCATGGCTATGATAACGGAGATCATATACGACAGCACTACCATACCTGGACCTCACAGGAATCCAGGCTGGAAAATGCGTGGAATCTCATCTGGACCGGAGTCGGGTATGTAAATGCAGTTATTGAGGATGTACAGGAAATAGATCCTGAAGCCGTAGGAATGACCCAGGAAGAACTGGAGTCCATTCTGGCCGAATCTAAAGTGCTGAGAGCGTATCACTATATGAAACTCATGGATATGTGGGGAAATGTTCCTATTGTTACAAAAGTAGGTGAACCCCTTGATCCTGAAACCAGATCCAGAAAAGAGGTCTTTGAATTTGTAGAAAACGAACTGCTCGAAAATGTAGAGAAATTACAGGAGTTATCCCCCGAACTTCTCGGCAGGGTATCCAGGGCGTCCGGTTATGCCATGCTCTCGGAACTGTATTTGAATGCCGAAGTATGGAGCGGAGAGGCCCGGTGGGACGATTGTATAGAATATACGGATAAGGTAATCAACGGAGAGGGAGGAGCCCTGGCCGGGTCCATTCAGTTGGATCAGGATCCTTTGGGACCGTTTAACAATACCAATGAAAACTCCCCTGAAAATATCTTCCAGTTCCCGTTCAGCCATACGGAAGGATTCGGATATAGCTGGGCGGCATTTTACGCCGGATTCTCAAATATGGCCCCCGCACTGGATGTCGATTATGCCGGATGGAATGCCTTTGTGGTCATACCTTCTGCTTTTGATGCCTACCAGGAGAATGACCTGAGAAAACAGGAGTGGTTTTTATTCGGTCCCCAGTATAGGTACGGTACCGATGAACCTATTCTCGGTAGTGAAGAATACAACGGGCAACCCATGGTATATGTCAACAATATAAGAAGGAATAGTGAAGGGCAGACCGGAGAAGGAAGCATGACAGATGGCGAAGAAAACAGCGGGGCAAGGTTTAACAAGTACCGTTCCGGGAGACAGGATGACGAAAACTACCTGAATAATGACTTTGTGATCTACCGCCTTACCGAGATGTATTTTAACAAGGCCGAAGCCCTGATGCGCAGGAATGGCGGAGCAGCGACTGCCGAGGCTGTGTCATTAATCAACCGGAGCAGGCAAAGGTATTTCTCCGAAACGGATTGGCCGGACGAAAGGTATGAGGCTGCCACACTTACCATGGATGAACTCCTGGCAGAAAGGGGAAGGGAGTTCATTTTTGAAGGAAAGCGGAGGACAGACCTGATACGGTTCGGGAAATTCACTACCGGGACCTGGTGGGACAAAACCCCGGACGGGGGCGATAATACCCAGGTCTATCCTATTCCTTATAACCAGACCATCGCCAATCCCAACCTGGAACAAAACCCGGGATATTAA